AGCGCGTACGGGTGGGCGGCCGGACCCTGGTCCTCCCCGTGTTCTCCGGTATCGGCCGGATAGCCGGACACCTCCTCGTACAGGCGGCGCAGCGCGTCCGACGAACGCAGTGCGACCTGCCGCTCCATCCGCTCCAGCAAGTGGGCCCGCCACTCGGGCAGATTGCGGATGCGCGGGGCCAGACCCTCCGGGTGCAGCGTCAGGCGCATCGCGTTCATGGGCGGCTCCAGCAGATGGGCGGCCACCCCGTCGAGCAGCGTCAGCACGCCCTTGTTGGCGGTCACCACGTCGTACGTCCCGTCCATCACCAGGGCGGGGTGCGGTTCGTACGCGGTCAGCAACCGCTCAAGTTCCGAGCGGAGTTGAGCCATCGCCGGAGAGGTCAGTGAGGTCTCCGGGTAGGTGGGGGCGTAACCGGCCGCCAGCAGCAGCGTGTTGCGGTCCCGCACGGGAATGTCGAGCCGCTCGGCCAGCCGCAGCACCATCGCCCTGCTCGGTACGGCCCTGCCCGTCTCGATGAAGCTGATGTGCCGGGCGGAACTGTCGGCTCTCAGGGCCAGTTCGAGCTGGGTGACCCGCCGCAGCGTGCGCCAGCCACGCAGGAGAGCTCCGACGCGGACGTCCTCGACGGTCCTGGTCGTGGCAGTCGTCATGACCAGGACGCTACCCGATCCGGACGCTCGGGCCCCGGCCGTGTCCGTCAACTCCCTGCATCAGCAGGGTGGTTGGCACCCGTACCGCAAAAGCGAGGAAAAGAAGCCGCCCACCTCGCACGTACGCGGTTCTGCGGGCCTTCCGGTGGGCATCACCCCTTCGCGGCCGTCGCGGCCGTGTCGCGCGGAGGGGGAGATCCGATGGGCCGACTCCGAACACCGCCCGGCGGTCCTCCGTCCGGTGGTCCTTTGCCCGGCGGTCTGCCACCCAGCGGTCCTCCGCCCGTACGGGCGGGGACCTTCGCCCTGCGTGGTGAGCTGGGGCGGCCCGCGACGCTGACCGTCGCAGATCTGCGCCGGGGCTGGCGGCAGCACCGTGCGGACGTGGTCTTCGACTGCGCGAACTCCGGACCGCGTCACCACACCTTCCAGGGGCCCCTGTTGCGCGAAGTCGTCACCGACGCGCGGCCGGAGTTCGACGTGCGGCGCCGCCGCGACCGCTCCCGTTTCCTGCTGTCGGTCACCGGCGGGGACGGGCATCACACGGTGCTGTCCTGGGGCGAGATCGACCCCGACTTCGGCGCGGTGCCCGCCCTGCTCGCCACCACGCTCGACGGCGCCCCACTGGACCTGATGGGCAGTCAGCTGGTGGTGCCGACCGACTGCTGCGGTGCCCGTTACATCAGCGCCGTCACCAGCGTCTGGGTCGGCACGTGTCACGTCCCCGTATGACCCGCCTGCGTCCTGGGGGTTCCTCCAAAACGACACGCATATGCCATGGATATTCAGCTCAAACCTTGCACATGCGAGGTCGACGGCCTATCTTTCCGCGCATGCAGTCCTACACAATCGGTCAGGCGGCACGCCTGCTCGGCGTCAGTGTCGACACCGCTCGCCGCTGGGCCGACGCCGGGCGGGTCGCCACCCATCGCGACGAGGGCGGGCGCCGGCTCGTCGACGGCCGGGACCTCGCCGCGTTCTCGATCGAGGTCGGCCAGAGCGGCAACGGCGCCGAGGAGGAGACCCCGTACAGCTCCGCCCGCAACGCCTTCCCGGGCATCGTCACCGCCGTCAAGCTCGGCGACGTCGCGGCCCAGGTGGAGATCCAGGCCGGCCCGCACCGGCTCGTCTCGCTCCTGACCAGGGAGGCCGTGGAGGAGCTGGGCCTTGAGGTCGGGATGCGGGCCACCGCCCGCGTGAAGTCGACCAGCGTGCACATCGACCGTGTCTGACCGGCCGCCGGCGTCGGACCCGCCGACCGCGTCCGACCCGCCGACCGTGTCCGACCTGGACCCGTCACGTACGACACGGGCCGGTCGCGTACGACCCGGTCGGCCCCCGTCAATCTGCCAGAGCCCCATCAGTCTTCCGGATCACGCTTTCGGATCCGGCATCCAGGGAGTTCTCACCCTTATGTCCTTCACCTTCAGCACCGCCGTCCGGCGCGCCGCCGCCACCGCACTGGCCGGGGCCCTGCTCGTCCCGCTCACCGCGTGCGGCGGCGGTGACAGCGACGGCGACGGCGCCAAGCCGACCGCGTCCCTGAGCGGCACCCCCAAGTCCAACCTGACCGTGCTCGCCGCGTCGTCGCTCACCGACGTCTTCGCCACGGCCGGTGCCGCGTACGAGAAGAAGAACCCCGGCACCAAGGTCACGTTCTCCTTCGCCGGCTCGCAGGAACTCGCCGCACAGGTCCAGCAGGGCGCCCCCGCCGACGCGCTGGTCACCGCCGACACCAAGACCATGGACGGCCTGAAGGGCGAGACCGGGACTCCCACCGTCATCGCCAAGAACCGGCTCGTCATCGCCACCGGCGAGGGCAACCCGGAGAAGATCGAGAACCTCAAGGACCTCGCCGACACCAAGCTGAAGGTCGTCCTCGCCGCGCCCGAGGTCCCGGTCGGCCGCTACAGCGAGCAGGTCCTCGACGCGCAGAAGATCAAGGTGAAGCCGGTCTCGGAGGAGCCCAACGTCCGCGCCGTCCTCAGCAAGGTCGAACTCGGCGAGGCGGACGCCGGGATCGTGTACGCGACGGACGCCGCCACCGCCACCGACAAGGTCGACGCGATCGAGATCCCCGACGCGCAGAACGCCGTCGCCGAATACCCGGCCGCCACCCTCACCTCGTCCCGCTACGGCGACGCGGCGGCGGCGTTCGTGGCCTGGCTCAGCACCCCCGAGGCGCAGAAGATCCTCCAGGACGCGGGCTTCCAGCAGCCGTAACACCCTCCCCGCGCGCGGGGAACGGCGTACCGGTGCGCAGGAGCATCGACGACGAGACGCACACCCTCCCCGCGCGCGGGGAACGCTGGTTCGGCCCGGCGGAGCACACCCGCCGGGCCGGACTGTCCGCCCGCGCGCGGGGAGAGATCATCCGGGGCGGACACCTCCGCCCCCACCCGCCGCCCCCACCCGCGCTCCCACCCGCGCTCCCACCCGCCGTCCCCGCGCCCGGCCCCCGTCCGCAGGAGCCCGATGATCCGCCGCCGTCCCACCCGCCGGGCCCCGGGCCGCACCCGTACCCCCGTCACGCTCGCCGTCCCCGCGCTGCTCGCCGTCGCGTTCCTGCTGCTGCCGCTCGTCGGGATCCTCGCCCGCACCTCCTGGGGCGAGGTCGGTACGCATCTGACCAGCCCCGCGACCGTGGAGGCACTGGAACTCTCCCTCCTCGTCTCCTTCTGGGCGCTCGCCCTCTCCCTGGTCCTCGGGGTGCCGCTCGCCTGGCTGCTGGCACGGGTCGACTTCCCCGGCAAGGCGTTCGTCCGGTCCCTGGTGCTGCTGCCGATGGTGCTGCCGCCCACGGTCGGCGGGGTCGCGCTGCTGCTCGCGTTCGGGCGGCGCGGACTGCTCGGACCCTGGATGGAGGACACGTTCGGCATCACCCTGCCGTTCCACACGTCGGGCGCGGTGGTGGCGGCCACCTTCGTCGCGATGCCGTTCCTCGTCATCAGCCTCGAAGGGGCGCTGGGCGGACTGCGCCCCCGTTACGAGGAGACCGCCGCCTCCCTCGGCGCCTCGCCGGTACGGGTGTTCGCCACCGTCACCCTGCCGATGGTCGCCCCCGGACTGGTCGCCGGGGCCGCGCTGACCTGGGCGCGGGCGCTCGGCGAGTTCGGTGCGACGATCACCTTCGCGGGCAATCTGCCCGGCACCACGCAGACGCTGCCACTCCAGGTGTATCTGCTGCTCCAGAGCTCACCGGAGGCGGCGACCTCGGTCTCCCTGCTGCTCCTGTTCATCGCCATGGCCGTGCTGATCGCGCTGCGCGGGCGCTGGACCGGCACCCCGCGCCCCGCCCCCGGGTCCGGGAAACCCGCCGTGCCGCCGAAGGACGACGAGAATCCGCCCGGGGAGGCGGCGGACACGCTCCCGCCCACCGCCCGCGAACTCTGCTCGCTGCACGCCGACGTCACCGGATTCACCCACCTCACGCTCGACGCCGAACCCGGCACCACCATCGCCGTCGTCGGCCCCAACGGCGCCGGCAAGACCACCCTCCTGCGTGCCCTCCTCGGACTGACCCCCCGCGCGCACGCCGCCCTGCGCCTCGGCGCCGTCGACGTCACCGCGCTCCCGCCGCACCGCCGGGGCGTCGCCTGGGTGCCCCAGGACGGCGCGCTCTTCCCGCACCTCAGCGCCCTGGGCAACACGGCGTACGGGCTCCGCGCCCAGGGCGTCGGCCGCGCCGAGGCCCGCCGCACCGCCCAACTCTGGCTCGACCGGCTCGGGGTGGGCGGGCTCGCCCACCGCAAGCCCGCCCAGGTCTCCGGCGGGCAGGCCCAACGCGTCGCACTGGCACGGGCGTTGGCGACCCGTCCCCGGCTGCTGCTGCTCGACGAACCACTGGCCGCGCTCGACCAGACGACCCGTGTCCGCGTACGGCACACCCTGCGCGGCCATCTCGAAGGCTTCGGCGGTGTCTGTCTGATGGTCACTCATGACCCGGTGGAGGCGGTGTCGTTGGCGGACCGCGTGCTGGTGCTGGACGAGGGCCGGGTCGTGCAGGACGCGCCGCCCGCCGAGGTCGCCCGCCATCCCCGCTCGCCGTGGGTGGCCCGGATGCTCGGCCGCAACGCCTGGCCCGGGACCGCGACCGCCGACGGGCTCGCCCTCACCGGCGGCGGCACGCTGATCGTCGCGGACCCGCTGCCGCCGGGCACCCGCGCGCTGGCGACCGTCGCGCCGGAGGCCGTGTCCGTGCACCGCGACCGGCCGGGCGGCAGCCCCCGTAACGTCTGGCCCGGCACCGTACGCGAGATCACCTCCAGCGGCGGCCGGCTCCGGGTGCTGATCACCTCGGAGCGGGCCCCGGACCTCGTCGCCGAGATCACCCCGGGCGCCGCCGCCGAACTCGGGCTCGCCGAGGGGGTACCGGTGTGGACGAGCGTGAAGGCGACGGAGGTGACGGTCGTGACTCTGTGACACGGTCCAGGCACCGTCGGGGCGCCGTCGGAGCGCCGTGGAGGCACTGCCGGACCGGCCCGTCGGCCGCCCGCGCACCCGGCGTAACCTGCGGACACATCCGTAAGACTCAGGAGCGCCATGTCCGCCGCAGCCGTACCGCCCCGCATCCTCTACGTCACCGACCTCGCCTACGAGGCCCGGGGCCGCCGCTACTGCGACGAGGACATCCTGGTCTCCGCCCGGCTGCGGCGGGACTTCACCGTCGCCCTGTGCCACCCGGCCGACGCCGCCCGCCTCATGGGCGACTTCGACGCGGTCGTCATACGCAACAGCGGACCGGTGATCCACTACCGGGAGCGCTACGACGCCTTCCGCGAGCGGGCGCTGGCCGACGGCGTACGCGTCTACAACCCGCTGCACGGGCGCGGCGACATGGCGGGCAAGCAGTATCTGGTGGAGTTGAGCGCGGCGGGACTGCCCGTCATCCCCACCGTGGACCGGGCCGAGGACCTCGGCCGGCTGCCGGACGCCGACGAGTACGTGATCAAGCCGAAGGACGGCGCGGACTCCATCGGCATGCGCCTGGTGCCGCGCGACCGGCTCGGCGAGGTGGCCGGCGGTCTGCGGGACATGCTCGTGCAGCCGCGGATCCCCTTCCTGTACGAGGTGTCCTTCTACTTCGTCGACCACGACTTCCAGTACGCGCTCCACGCGCCCGACCCGGACCGGCGGTGGGAGCTCGTGCCGTACGAGGCCAGGGCCGTGGATCTCGACTTCGCGCGGAAGTTCATCGACTGGAACACCCTCGACCACGGCATCCAGCGCGTCGACGCGTGCCGTGCGCCGGACGGTGAACTGCTGCTGGTGGAGCTGGAGGACCTGAATCCGTTCCTGTCGCTGGGGTTGCTGGACGAGACGACCCGTGACGCGTTCATCGCGCGCACGGTGGTCTCGCTGCGCGAACTGCTGAGCTGAGACGGGCGGGGCGGCCGGGGCGTCGGGCGAGGCGGCGGGGGCACCGGGCCGGGCGGGGCGGCGGGGCCGTGGGCCGGACCGGGGCGGACGGGTGGGCCCGGCCGGTCGGCCGTGCCTCACGCCCGCGTCGGCCGTAACCTCGGAGAATTTGTTCAGTAACACAACACTGTCCGAAAGGTGGGCAGTTGCCGGTGTCCGGGGCCGCAAGATCGTCTCGGCAACGGGGCAGGCCAAGGGCGGTCTACGCGGGGCACGTTCGGCCCCCCGCGCGCGCGTGGGCGGTCGCGGGGAGGGTCGAGATCTATTTTGACACGACCTTGACAAATTAATTCGGCGTTGCCAGCATGCAAATCGCCCGGCCCGTGGACACGGCGTCCGGGCGAACGCCCCCCATCCCCCCGCGTACGTCCCGCGTCACCCCGTACCCCTCTCCCACAGACCCCGTCTGTCCCGCGCACCCCACGTGCCATCACCAGCAACACCGCTATCCGTCCAGCAGCAAAGCGCGACGGCGCGCGCCTTGCCTGACACACCCCACCTCTGGTCAGGAAGGAACACCCATGTCCCGACGACGCCCACCCGCGTGGTCCAGAGTCTTCGCGGCGCTCGCCCTCGTCCTCTCGGCAGGCATCACCGCCGCCCCCGCCGCCGTCGCCCACCCCGGTCACCCCGAGCACGCGGCGGAGATCCCGGCATCGGACTATCAGCAGGTGCAACTCGCGCTCGGCGGTTCCGAGTTGGGCGAGGCCATGTCGCTGGCCGTGCTGCCCGACCGCTCGGTCGTCCACACGTCGCGCGACGGCACGCTCCGCGTCACGGACGCCGCCGGCAACACGAAGACGGCCGGCAAGCTCGACGTGTACACACACGACGAGGAAGGTCTCCAGGGAGTCGCGGCCGACCCGGACTTCTCGACCAACCGGTAT
Above is a window of Streptomyces sp. NBC_01498 DNA encoding:
- a CDS encoding helix-turn-helix domain-containing protein codes for the protein MTTATTRTVEDVRVGALLRGWRTLRRVTQLELALRADSSARHISFIETGRAVPSRAMVLRLAERLDIPVRDRNTLLLAAGYAPTYPETSLTSPAMAQLRSELERLLTAYEPHPALVMDGTYDVVTANKGVLTLLDGVAAHLLEPPMNAMRLTLHPEGLAPRIRNLPEWRAHLLERMERQVALRSSDALRRLYEEVSGYPADTGEHGEDQGPAAHPYALPLRIEVGGRVLSFISTATTFNTPMDVTVSELAVETFLPADPETAAALHALR
- a CDS encoding molybdopterin-dependent oxidoreductase, with protein sequence MGRLRTPPGGPPSGGPLPGGLPPSGPPPVRAGTFALRGELGRPATLTVADLRRGWRQHRADVVFDCANSGPRHHTFQGPLLREVVTDARPEFDVRRRRDRSRFLLSVTGGDGHHTVLSWGEIDPDFGAVPALLATTLDGAPLDLMGSQLVVPTDCCGARYISAVTSVWVGTCHVPV
- a CDS encoding TOBE domain-containing protein, which gives rise to MQSYTIGQAARLLGVSVDTARRWADAGRVATHRDEGGRRLVDGRDLAAFSIEVGQSGNGAEEETPYSSARNAFPGIVTAVKLGDVAAQVEIQAGPHRLVSLLTREAVEELGLEVGMRATARVKSTSVHIDRV
- the modA gene encoding molybdate ABC transporter substrate-binding protein — its product is MSFTFSTAVRRAAATALAGALLVPLTACGGGDSDGDGAKPTASLSGTPKSNLTVLAASSLTDVFATAGAAYEKKNPGTKVTFSFAGSQELAAQVQQGAPADALVTADTKTMDGLKGETGTPTVIAKNRLVIATGEGNPEKIENLKDLADTKLKVVLAAPEVPVGRYSEQVLDAQKIKVKPVSEEPNVRAVLSKVELGEADAGIVYATDAATATDKVDAIEIPDAQNAVAEYPAATLTSSRYGDAAAAFVAWLSTPEAQKILQDAGFQQP
- a CDS encoding ABC transporter permease, with translation MIRRRPTRRAPGRTRTPVTLAVPALLAVAFLLLPLVGILARTSWGEVGTHLTSPATVEALELSLLVSFWALALSLVLGVPLAWLLARVDFPGKAFVRSLVLLPMVLPPTVGGVALLLAFGRRGLLGPWMEDTFGITLPFHTSGAVVAATFVAMPFLVISLEGALGGLRPRYEETAASLGASPVRVFATVTLPMVAPGLVAGAALTWARALGEFGATITFAGNLPGTTQTLPLQVYLLLQSSPEAATSVSLLLLFIAMAVLIALRGRWTGTPRPAPGSGKPAVPPKDDENPPGEAADTLPPTARELCSLHADVTGFTHLTLDAEPGTTIAVVGPNGAGKTTLLRALLGLTPRAHAALRLGAVDVTALPPHRRGVAWVPQDGALFPHLSALGNTAYGLRAQGVGRAEARRTAQLWLDRLGVGGLAHRKPAQVSGGQAQRVALARALATRPRLLLLDEPLAALDQTTRVRVRHTLRGHLEGFGGVCLMVTHDPVEAVSLADRVLVLDEGRVVQDAPPAEVARHPRSPWVARMLGRNAWPGTATADGLALTGGGTLIVADPLPPGTRALATVAPEAVSVHRDRPGGSPRNVWPGTVREITSSGGRLRVLITSERAPDLVAEITPGAAAELGLAEGVPVWTSVKATEVTVVTL